From the Diospyros lotus cultivar Yz01 chromosome 13, ASM1463336v1, whole genome shotgun sequence genome, one window contains:
- the LOC127788421 gene encoding F-box protein At2g39490-like, translated as MEGERIHLIGPLPIDVLPRILWFLPVKDAIRTRVLSTLWRSVWEPVHVTLEVNSNEEVVPDQVIDEFLKSRKDLQQWKFHFRIPKTTGLKMKDDVILTATTKREEDLYLHFNVGIGMGRDFDLSLRSSRLSSSEYLSLKTLHLRSVSSFSGPLVSNLFSNIQFLESLSLENCRGLKTVYIHANGHLRQFAIVDCPEIVCVTLFAVNLKSFRYRGALCLIRLNDSPSLADMVLDLREGPGEIEFDRLGLSLLLSLQGIKTLTISSWLVERLCTSGVIPRRLQSQFDSLKELCWVSPSLDQQNMNSLACFLNFVPFLETLLLTTRIDQGCCQLPRPFFLEYSHEPQPWMANASKLNHLEVVQLVGFTETKDELLLLDLLLKKAGNRSWRVAKIPLQSDETNMRPDRTKKDM; from the exons ATGGAAGGGGAAAGGATTCATTTAATCGGTCCCTTACCGATTGATGTTTTGCCACGAATCCTTTGGTTTCTTCCGGTGAAAGATGCAATACGAACCAGGGTTCTCTCGACTCTCTGGAGAAGCGTCTGGGAACCAGTTCATGTAACCTTGGAAGTCAATTCAAATGAAGAGGTCGTCCCGGACCAGGTAATCGATGAATTTCTGAAATCTCGTAAAGATCTGCAGCAATGGAAGTTCCATTTCAGAATCCCCAAAACGACGGGTTTGAAGATGAAGGATGACGTAATTTTAACGGCCACCACAAAGAGAGAGGAGGACCTTTATCTTCATTTTAATGTAGGAATCGGGATGGGAAGGGATTTCGATTTGTCGTTACGATCAAGCCGTTTGAGTTCTTCAGAATACTTGTCTCTCAAGACTCTTCATCTCCGATCAGTAAGCAGTTTCTCTGGACCCCTAGTTTCGAACTTGTTCTCCAATATTCAATTTCTCGAAAGCTTGAGTCTAGAAAATTGCAGAGGGCTCAAAACTGTTTATATCCATGCTAATGGCCATCTCCGGCAATTCGCGATTGTAGACTGCCCAGAAATAGTTTGTGTCACACTTTTTGCGGTGAATCTCAAATCCTTCAGGTACAGAGGAGCTCTTTGTCTAATTCGGCTGAATGACTCTCCGAGCCTGGCTGATATGGTGCTGGATTTGAGAGAAGGTCCCGGCGAGATTGAGTTTGATCGCTTGGGTCTATCACTTCTCCTGTCTCTTCAAGGCATCAAGACTCTCACAATAAGCAGTTGGCTTGTCGAG CGGCTGTGCACCTCAGGGGTGATACCTCGCCGGCTTCAATCCCAATTCGACAGCCTGAAAGAACTCTGCTGGGTTAGCCCTAGTCTCGACCAGCAAAATATGAATTCATTGGCTTGTTTCTTGAACTTCGTGCCTTTCCTGGAAACGTTGCTCTTGACA ACGCGGATTGACCAAGGCTGCTGTCAACTTCCAAGGCCATTTTTCCTTGAGTACTCACACGAGCCTCAACCTTGGATGGCTAATGCTTCGAAGCTCAATCATCTTGAAGTTGTTCAGCTGGTGGGGTTTACAGAAACAAAAGATGAATTGTTGTTGCTGGATCTTTTGCTTAAGAAGGCAGGGAACCGATCATGGCGGGTTGCAAAAATTCCCTTACAGTCAGATGAAACAAATATGAG GCCTGATAGGACGAAGAAAGATATGTAA